The segment TGAGGGACTCAGCCCGGGGAAGCCATCGCTGGGGCCAGAGAACGATCTGTCTCTCTCCGGGCCGAAGCTGGACCTGGACTGTTCGGGATTCGCCATCTGATCCTTCCAGGAGAAGGTTCAGACGGGGACGATCCCGTCGATCCAGAAAGAGCTTCTCCTCGGCCCGGTAGCGAATCTCCAGCGAATGGGTGTGATCCCGCACAAGCCGGGTTGTGACGGGGAGAACCAGAGCTTCGTCGTCTGCGACCAGGGGAAGCAGCATATCGGCCTCGAGGACCTCGCCAAGGGTAATTTTTGGCGCCTTCGACCCGAAAAGCAACTCCTCTACCCGGTATCCCCGGGACCCTCGGGGAGCACGAAACTCCACCTCCCAGGGACCGCTTCGGAGCGAGGCCAAAGGAAAGGAGAGACGATACCGCCGCGGGCTCCCATCATCCCCAAGGGATCTCTTGTCTGTCAGCACTCCTGAAAAGGAATACCGAAGCCCTTCGTCTCCTGCAAAGAGAAGGATCTCCCCCCCCGTGATATCTCCTGAGACCGTCACCGTGAGGCGAGGATCGGGATCCGCCACGAAAAGAGGCTCATCCCCGGCTGCCTCAATGCGGTACCGGAAGGGACGATCGCCCTCCTCCAGGGGACCCACAAGAGCTTCTTCCCCGGTTGGCCGCCGGCCCAGGTCTCGCAACTTTAGAGGCAGTTCTCCCTGATCACCTTGAACGGTCACATCCAGGGATTCCAGGGAATGGTTGCACCCCGTGAGAAGAAGGAAAAGAAGAGCCAGCACGGAAGGAAAAACCAGAATATGCAGAAGAATATTAAGAAACCGGACATCACGGGGAGTCCGGGAAAAAGGAGTCCGGGAGAAAATTGTCATGAGAAAAGCACCTTTCTTTTGCTTCGAAGGATCCGAGATTTCAGATTCAGCCCGCCACCGGTCAGGCGCGGGCATCCGGGGCCTTTCAGGAGAGACGAAGAGCACTCAGGGTGATCAGCCGGGCGATCTCCCTTCTGCGGGTATCGCTTATAGCCACATCGGAACGCAACAGATACGCCAGGCGGGTCTCGAACTCTTCGGGAAGAACCGGCAGCGCCAGGAGCGATTCCTGAAGCGTACGCCCCGGCGGTTCAAACTCCCGGTTTACAGCGAAGAGGAGCGACGAGAGAGCCTCCAGGAAGGCCGCCAGGGAAAGCTGGTAAAAGAGCGCCTCCCCCGCGTAGGCTGCACTGGTGAGATCGGCCAGGACATGGTCCATCCGGGCCTGATAGGCAGCTATCCGGGCGGCCCAGAAGGCATCGGGAAGATACTGCAGGGTCTTTCGGGTGGAACGAAGCCAGTCTCCCCGTTCCAGGATCGCTGTAGCCTGGAGGAGACGGAAAAACCCGTAGGTCGAGGTGACTGAAGCTTCAGCTGCACCGCCATCGGAAGCAGCCAGGACGAGGCGGTCTACCTGGTCCACAGGCTTGTACTCAAGCCTGACGGGAATATCCTCCACCATAATCCGGTCCTTCTCGCCGTCCCGGGTGGATTCAAAACTGACAGCAAAGGTAAAAAGCTGCTCCCGCTCCCCCGGTTCCGGAATTGGCCCCCGGTGGTACACATCGTAGCTGATAAAAAAACTGGGGTCGTAACGGTCAGTTCCAAAACGGAGCACCGAGAGCGCCTCCAGGGAATCCCACCCCTGAAGCACCCCCAGGATTTGTTCGTTGGTAGTACGGAGAATTGCATCCATGATAGATCTACTGTAGCATAGACTGCGGAAAATGCCTATTATTGTGTCAGTATTACGACTTCCGGCCAACATCGAACGATCCTGGATGGACCTCCAGGATGCGCTTTTTCGCCGTTGCGGCCTGGATTCTACACGACTCTTTCCTCCGCTCATTCCCCTTGTCCCCCTGGGAGACCTGATCGCGGGAGACCCGGACGACACAGCCCGCAAGAAGACTCTGACCCACACTCTGGAGGGGTTTCGAAAAAAACACACCCTGGAGATCGTCCCGGACACGCCCTCCCCGGAAAACCCCCGGAAGCTTCCGGAACCAGACGCAACGCTTCCCCCGGGAGTTCCTCTGGAAATTGCAGGATTCGCAGAGCTCCGGTCTGCCCTGTCCCGGGAATTCCCGAAGAGGGCCAGGAAAGACGAGTCGCTTCTGGAACGGTCCTTTCGCTGCCCCGCCAGTAGCCTTCTTTGCTCCTGGGAGCCCCTGGAGGAGACCTCACCCCTGGCACAGAGCCTTATTCTGCACCACCACCAGGAGCAATTACTTCCCCGCACACGAGCCTTCTGGCTCAGTGCGATCGAAATCCTGCCCGGACCTGATCAGCGACACTGGTGGAGAGGGGCTCTCTGGAAGGAGATCTTTTGCCGCCGAACCACGGTGAAACCAGAGCCGCCACCCCCGAGGGGCGGAACGGCCCCTGTCCCTCCATATCCAGATCGGCCATGAGACATCCCTGGAGGCACCGGTCTGGACGGAGCATCTGTATTATGTCCGGGCGATCATAGTGCGGTTTCGGCCCTTTTCCTTGGCCAGATACAACGCTCTGTCGGCTGCTTCATTCAGTGCGGCTGCCGAGGAGAAACGGGGGAAATCAGCTATCCCGCAACTCAGGGTGACCATAAACTCCCTGGATCCATCGCTTTGACGCAGAATGGAAAAATCCTGTCGGATTTCCTCCATAATTGTCTCGGCCCAGGAGGCATCGGTATCAAAGAGAATCACCCCGAACTCCTCTCCTCCATAGCGACCTATGGTGTCGCTACGCCGCAGCCGCTCCCGCAAGAGCCGGGAAAGACTCTTTAACACCCGATCTCCCGCCAGATGGCCATAGCGATCGTTCACCTCTTTGAAATGATCCAGGTCGATCATGACAAATGTGAGAGAGAGCCCGATACGACGCGCCCGCTGGACCTCCTGGTGTAGATGTTCTTTCAAGTTTGTGTGGTTTAGAAGACCTGTGAGAGAATCCCGTTCCATATAGAACCGCATCGCCCTGGTCCGGGAAGCCCTGACACGGATCGATGTGACAAAATGCTCGGGAATAACAGGCTTCACGAAAAATCCATCGCCGCCGCTGCACAGAGCTTCAATTTGTTTTCCCGTGTCCTGCTCAACCGAAAGATAGAGGATGGGAACCCCTACAAAACTCTCGTTCTGACGAATGATCCTGGTGAGCTCTGCCCCGGTGCACTCTGGCATGTACATATCCATGACGATCAGTTCGGGCCGGTACTCCACAAGGACGCGGAAAATATTGCTGGGGTCTGTCACAACCGAAGTAACCATGCCAGCCTCTTGCAGAATCAGGGCCGTGTCAGAAACCTGCTCAGGGTCGTCGTCGATGATGAGAATGTGGTAGGGGTCCTCGCGATCACTCCTCATGGCACTGTCCAGGCGTTCCACGAAGGAGGCCATCTCGAGAGGAACCGGCAAAAACATGCTGGCACCGTACCGCACAGATCGAAGCCGGCTCGAAAAATCATCGTTTTTACCGACCAGGGCAAAGACCAACCTCTGATCGTAGCGCTTCTGAAGCCGGGAGATCACCTGAAGCCGACGAACATCCTCGGAGAAATACTCGAGACTTGCCACCACAGCCATGGTGCGGCAGGTGTCGGGGCAGTCGCCCAGACGCAGTCCACATACTTCGGGAAGCAGATCAATCTCGGGCACCAGGAGGAGGGCAAAGCGGAAAACTGCCATCTGCTCCGCAAAATCCTCGGGTATTCCCGGGACACTCCCCAGAAGAACTACCACCCGGTTTGTCTCCACCTCGACCGGAGAGGCTGCCTCCTGGGGAGTCTGATCGGCCCGATCCTCCCCTGCAGCACAGGGCTCCTCGCTCAGCATCTCCCGGGCCATCGCCAGGAAGGCATCGAAAGCCTCGACGGTCTGTTGCGAGGGGCCTTGATCTTCACGCAGGAGATCCTGCTCTACCCGTTCCTCAACCCTCCGGGCTTCCTGCCCCAGCTGCTCGAAACAAAAGGTGGCGGCGCTCCCGGCAAGACGATGCACTCCCAGCCGGAGCCCCCGCAGGGCTTCCTGGTTTCCCGCCTGGGATTGATCTATCTGGGCCTGAAGGGCCCGGAGATCTCCGGGAAGCCTGGCCAGAAAGGTATCGGCCAACTCCTGCAATCTGTTCTGGACACTCTCGGGGAGCTCCTTCATGTTAATATCCCTCCAGCGCGGTAATTGCCTGTTCTGCCTGAGCCGCAATAATCTCGTCGGCGTCTTCCCGCAATACCCGCAACTGGGGAAGAAGATCCAGCGCCCCGGAGTTGGCCGCTGCGATGCATGCGTTGCGAACCAGCCTGGTTCGCCCTGCCCGCATAAGAGGACTTCCGGCGAAGCGGGCGAGCATATCCTCCTCCCGCAGGGACAAAAGATCTCTCAGCAAGAGGAAGCTCCCCCCGCGATGCTGCAAAAACCCCTCTATCCCGGTGGAAGGGACCCCTTGATTGAAGGGACACCGTTCCTGACAAAGGTCGCACCCGAAAACCCAATCTCCCAGGGAACGGGCGAGATCGGGACCGATAACTCCCTGGTATTCGATGGTGAGGTAGGATATGCAACGGCTGGCGTCGATCCGGTGCGGTTCCATTAAGGCCCGGGTAGGACACGAATCGATGCACCGGGAGCACCGATCGGGGCAAGTCCTGGTGCGAGTAGCAGTAGCAGAAGAGGAACAATCCCGAGAGGGCCGATGCTCCCGGAATTTCAACGTCGAGAGGATTTCCCCCAGAAAAAACCAGCTTCCAAAGCGCCGATGGATAATCAGATTGTTTCTGCCGGAAAACCCCAACCCTGCCAACTCCGCGTAGTACCGTTCTGCCAGAGGCGTTGCATCGGTCCAGCTGCGAAAATGATGGTGGGGATACCGCCCCTGCAGAGCCCGCACAACTCTCCGGAGCCGTTTGCCCAGCTCTTTGTGATAATCTCTTCCCCAGGCGTAACGAGCAACCCGTCCAGCCGGTTTGTCCGGTGCCCGAGGTAGCGGCTGATAGTAGTTGAACCCCACAAAAATCATCGATCGACACCCCGGGAGCAGTCCCTGAGGTCGATATCTCATTTCGGCGTGGCGCTCCATCCATTTCATCGTCCCGTGCCTTCCCTGGGACAGCCATTGTCTGAAGACCTCCTCTTCCTTTTCCGGCGCTGACCGGGCATCCATCACAGCAAGACACTTAAGTCCCTCCTGGCGAGCCAGCTCCCGGAGCTCATCATCAACCATGAAGGTTTTCCGTCTCCTCCCGGGAGGGACAAAGCGCCTTCAGGGGACAGGCGCCACAGGCAGGTTTGCGGGAAAAGCAATAACGCCGCCCGTGGTAATTCAGCCGCATACTTGCGGCGTTCCAGTGTTTGCGCGGCAACAGATCTGCCAGGTCATGCTCCAGCTTTACCGGATCATTCTTCTGGCTGAACCCCAAGCGGCGCACAACC is part of the Alkalispirochaeta americana genome and harbors:
- a CDS encoding DUF4037 domain-containing protein, whose translation is MDAILRTTNEQILGVLQGWDSLEALSVLRFGTDRYDPSFFISYDVYHRGPIPEPGEREQLFTFAVSFESTRDGEKDRIMVEDIPVRLEYKPVDQVDRLVLAASDGGAAEASVTSTYGFFRLLQATAILERGDWLRSTRKTLQYLPDAFWAARIAAYQARMDHVLADLTSAAYAGEALFYQLSLAAFLEALSSLLFAVNREFEPPGRTLQESLLALPVLPEEFETRLAYLLRSDVAISDTRRREIARLITLSALRLS
- a CDS encoding diguanylate cyclase, encoding MKELPESVQNRLQELADTFLARLPGDLRALQAQIDQSQAGNQEALRGLRLGVHRLAGSAATFCFEQLGQEARRVEERVEQDLLREDQGPSQQTVEAFDAFLAMAREMLSEEPCAAGEDRADQTPQEAASPVEVETNRVVVLLGSVPGIPEDFAEQMAVFRFALLLVPEIDLLPEVCGLRLGDCPDTCRTMAVVASLEYFSEDVRRLQVISRLQKRYDQRLVFALVGKNDDFSSRLRSVRYGASMFLPVPLEMASFVERLDSAMRSDREDPYHILIIDDDPEQVSDTALILQEAGMVTSVVTDPSNIFRVLVEYRPELIVMDMYMPECTGAELTRIIRQNESFVGVPILYLSVEQDTGKQIEALCSGGDGFFVKPVIPEHFVTSIRVRASRTRAMRFYMERDSLTGLLNHTNLKEHLHQEVQRARRIGLSLTFVMIDLDHFKEVNDRYGHLAGDRVLKSLSRLLRERLRRSDTIGRYGGEEFGVILFDTDASWAETIMEEIRQDFSILRQSDGSREFMVTLSCGIADFPRFSSAAALNEAADRALYLAKEKGRNRTMIART
- the queG gene encoding tRNA epoxyqueuosine(34) reductase QueG; the protein is MVDDELRELARQEGLKCLAVMDARSAPEKEEEVFRQWLSQGRHGTMKWMERHAEMRYRPQGLLPGCRSMIFVGFNYYQPLPRAPDKPAGRVARYAWGRDYHKELGKRLRRVVRALQGRYPHHHFRSWTDATPLAERYYAELAGLGFSGRNNLIIHRRFGSWFFLGEILSTLKFREHRPSRDCSSSATATRTRTCPDRCSRCIDSCPTRALMEPHRIDASRCISYLTIEYQGVIGPDLARSLGDWVFGCDLCQERCPFNQGVPSTGIEGFLQHRGGSFLLLRDLLSLREEDMLARFAGSPLMRAGRTRLVRNACIAAANSGALDLLPQLRVLREDADEIIAAQAEQAITALEGY